In the Harmonia axyridis chromosome 3, icHarAxyr1.1, whole genome shotgun sequence genome, one interval contains:
- the LOC123675077 gene encoding histone H2B-like — translation MPPKTSGKAAKKAGKAQKNISKSDKKKKRKRKESYAIYIYKVLKQVHPDTGISSKAMSIMNSFVNDIFERIAAEASRLAHYNKRSTITSREIQTAVRLLLPGELAKHAVSEGTKAVTKYTSSK, via the coding sequence ATGCCTCCTAAAACTAGCGGAAAAGCTGCCAAGAAAGCTGGCAAGgcccaaaaaaacatttctaaaagcgacaagaagaagaaacgcaAGAGGAAGGAAAGTTACGCTATCTACATTTATAAAGTATTGAAACAAGTCCATCCGGATACGGGTATTTCAAGCAAGGCTATGAGCATCATGAACAGTTTCgttaatgatattttcgaaCGCATCGCCGCCGAGGCGAGTAGACTTGCTCACTACAACAAACGTTCGACAATAACCAGCAGGGAAATTCAAACAGCAGTGCGCCTTCTCTTGCCCGGTGAGTTGGCAAAACACGCCGTCAGCGAAGGAACTAAAGCAGTAACAAAATACACCAGTTCCAAATAA
- the LOC123675070 gene encoding histone H2A, which yields MSGRGKGGKVKGKAKSRSNRAGLQFPVGRIHRLLRKGNYAERVGAGAPVYLAAVMEYLAAEVLELAGNAARDNKKTRIIPRHLQLAIRNDEELNKLLSGVTIAQGGVLPNIQAVLLPKKTEKKS from the coding sequence atgtctGGTCGCGGTAAAGGTGGAAAAGTTAAGGGTAAGGCAAAGTCTCGTTCCAACCGAGCTGGATTACAATTTCCAGTTGGTCGTATTCATCGTTTATTACGCAAAGGAAATTATGCTGAACGAGTTGGAGCTGGAGCACCCGTCTATCTAGCCGCTGTTATGGAATATCTAGCCGCCGAAGTTTTGGAATTGGCCGGTAACGCAGCACGTGACAACAAGAAAACCAGAATTATTCCCAGACATCTTCAGCTGGCAATCAGAAACGACGAAGAGTTGAACAAATTGCTATCGGGAGTAACTATCGCTCAAGGTGGTGTTTTACCGAATATCCAAGCCGTCCTCTTGCCAAAGAAGACAGAAAAGAAATCATAA